A section of the Streptomyces sp. NBC_00178 genome encodes:
- a CDS encoding D-Ala-D-Ala carboxypeptidase family metallohydrolase has protein sequence MTSSPNRRTILRGTLVATVGAFAGPLLLSGTAHAYNWTRTMNQGASGADVTELQIRVAGWAADSASHSRVSVDGDFGAGTAAAVRRFQAAYGLSVDGSAGPATQAQLNALEQSDGSTAHFNWSEFTDRSSGTFSGGKVSAAATKENARRAMYKLEALRKKLGNTAITVNSGFRSIAHNAEIGGASDSMHLYGTAADLTVPGVSNRTVYQKAETCGFSGLERYTVDHQHVDSRADLGRAWWWESGTI, from the coding sequence ATGACCTCGTCCCCGAACCGCCGCACCATCCTGCGCGGCACCCTCGTCGCCACCGTGGGCGCCTTCGCGGGCCCGCTGCTCCTGTCGGGCACGGCCCACGCCTACAACTGGACCCGCACCATGAACCAGGGGGCGAGCGGCGCCGACGTAACAGAGCTGCAGATCCGCGTCGCGGGGTGGGCCGCGGACTCGGCCTCGCACTCCCGGGTGAGCGTCGACGGTGACTTCGGCGCGGGAACGGCCGCGGCGGTCCGCAGATTCCAGGCGGCCTACGGCCTGTCCGTGGACGGCAGCGCGGGACCGGCCACCCAGGCGCAGCTCAACGCCCTGGAACAGTCGGACGGTTCGACCGCACACTTCAACTGGAGCGAGTTCACCGACCGTTCGAGCGGAACCTTCAGCGGCGGGAAGGTGAGCGCGGCCGCCACCAAGGAGAACGCCCGCCGCGCCATGTACAAGTTGGAGGCCCTGCGCAAGAAGCTCGGCAACACCGCCATCACGGTCAACTCGGGCTTCCGGAGCATCGCCCACAACGCGGAGATCGGCGGGGCGAGCGACAGCATGCACCTCTACGGCACCGCGGCCGACCTCACCGTGCCCGGCGTCAGCAACCGCACCGTGTACCAGAAGGCGGAGACCTGCGGTTTCTCCGGCCTGGAGCGGTACACGGTGGATCACCAGCACGTGGACAGCCGTGCGGACCTCGGCCGGGCCTGGTGGTGGGAGAGCGGCACCATCTGA